In Apteryx mantelli isolate bAptMan1 chromosome 33, bAptMan1.hap1, whole genome shotgun sequence, the DNA window ccggcccgggcagGATTGCAAGCGGTGGAGCCGCACGACCCGGGACCCGCTCTGCTCCGCGGGGGCTCAGACCCAGCTCGGGGCAGGAGAGAGGTCACGGAAGGGAAAGAGGGTCCGTGAGCCCCGGCGACGCCGCCCTGGGGCCGGAGGCGCCTCCCGGCCCTGGGATCCCACCTCCGCGGCGCAGGgacgggggggcaggcggggggcgcgcgggcaGGGACGGCGGCCCCCGCTCTCCAGGCAGGTGCCGGGCGGCGGGAGGCTGCCGCGTCCCGTCCCGAGGGCTCCGGCCCGGCAGAGCCGCGAGGGCTAAGTGCAAGCAAGGGGGgcggcagccctggggccaggcCGCCTCACAAGCGCAGGTGGGGGACGGCCCGAGTGACGTCGCGGAAGAAGGGGTGACCCAGCGCCGACTTGGCCGAGATCCGCTTGTTGGGGTCGTAGTGCAGCATTTgctggggagaaagagggggcggtgagggggcggcgagggggcggcgaggccctgctccccccccccccccccccccgcggcgcccccaaCCCCTCACTCACTGCCAGCAGCTTCCGCCCCTCCTCGTCCAGCGGCGGCACCACTTTGCTGAAGTCCTGGCGGGCCCATTTGGGGAAGCTGGGCTTGTAGTCGGGCATGGAGGTGACGCCCGGCCACATGGCCTCGTCCGGGGTGCCCAGCGTGCGGAAGATGCGGAAGAGCTGGTCGATCTCCGAGTCTCCGGGGAACAGGGCTCGCCGGGTGATCTGGGCAAGAGGAGAGAGCCGTGGAGAGCCCGGACGCGGCTGGCACCCACGACGGGTCGAACCCGACGCGAGACGGGGGCTGCCAGGGCTGCGGGGTTACGGAGGAGCCTGGCTCCTCCGAAGCGCCCGGCGACGGGGCAAGAGCCGGCGGGCACCGAACTGGGAGCTCTCCGCCCCCAGGGGCGTCCGCACCAACTGGCCCCCGGGACGCCTTGCCCTTTCCAAGCAAAGCTGCGCCCAGCACGTGTTTTTGGGTgccgggcagggccaggctcgCCGAAGGGACAAACCCTTGGCCAGGGATCAAAGGGCCCCTCGTGAAGCGGCGCCGCGTCAGCCCCCTCGTGACGCGGCCCCCGGCGGTGGGCAGGGCGCTGGGAGCGGGTCACGGCCCCGGCCGCGGGCTCACATGACgtccccgcgcgccccggccggCGCGGGCCCTTCCGCCGGGGCCCGGGAGCCCACAAAGCCCCTTTCTTCGCCAGCCGGGTCCCCGCGCCGCGGTGACGTCAGGGCCgcctgccccggggccgcggctggGGCGGAGGCGCCCGCGCAGAACCGGTCCCGCCGGGCTGGGCGCACCCCGGCTTCGCCCCTCGGACCTGACCCTGGGGTGACGTGCGCCCTCCGACGCGAGGGGCCGTGTGCGCCGGGCCCCGGCCGTGCTCcggctcctctcccctccccggggcgtCCTGGGGGGCCGCTCACCATCTcggcaaagatgcagcccaggcTCCAGATGTCCACGGCCGTCGAGTAGTACTTGCAGCCCAGCAGGATTTCGGGGGCTCGGTACCAGAGAGTCACCACCTGCGGAAAGGGGGGAAGGGGCGCTGGCTCCTCCGCCCTGCCGGCCCGGCCCAAGCCGTCGCGCCCGTCCCTCAGTGGGTAAACTGGGGCAGGGGGCCCGGACAAGCACTGGGGGCACTCACCTCGTGCGTGTACGTCCGCACGGGCACCCCGAAGGCGCGGGCCAGGCCGAAGTCGGCCAGCTTGATGGCTCCCTCGGCGTTGATGAGCAGGTTCTGGGGCTTGAGGTCGCGGTGCAGCACGCGGTGGGAGTGGCAGAAGGCCAggccctgcagcagctggaaCAGGTAGCTCTGCGGGGAGGGGGCGCACGGTCGGCACGGCTCCGTGGGGCCCAGTGCCGCCCCGCGGGGCTCAGCACCGCCAGGAGCCGGTGCGCCACCCGCCGCGGCCCTACCTTGATCAGGGGCAGGGCGATGCCGCTAATGGAAGACGAGTCCATGAACTTCTTCAGGTCCTGGTGCAGGAACTCGAAGACCAGGTAGAGCTTGTTCTCCGTGTGGATCACGTCCAGCAGCCTGGAGGCGAGCGGGGCACAGGCCTGGGCCTGGTGCCGCACGCAGGCAGCAGGGCGCCCCGCTCCCACGGCCCCGGCCGGCACCCATCGGCGCCCTGTCCCCCCGCTTACTTGACGATGTTGGGGTGGTTGAGCTCCTTGAGCAGGGAGATCTCGCGGATGGCCGTGCTGGGGACGCCCTCGGTCTCCCTGCGGGCGAAGCCACCGGGGCCGGGATCAGCGGGCTGAGCCGCGGCCCCGggtcgtcgtcccccccccccccccccccgccgcctcgggGCTGCCTCACGTGTCCAGGCGGATCTTCTTGAGCGCCACCACCTCGCCGGTGACCTTGTTCCGGGCCTTGTAGACGACGCCGTAGGTGCCCTCGCCGATCTTCTCCACCTTCTGGAAGTTCTCCatggggcggcggggcgggggccgggcccgggcccggggtgaggggggtgcagagggcccggtcccggggggggaggggagtgcAGGGGGCCCGgtcccggggggagggggggggcgggacggccGGTCCCCGGGGGGGTTGCAGGGGGCCGGTCCCGGGGGGGCGGCCCGGTCCCGGGGGGGGTTGCAATGGGgccggtcccggggggggggttgcagggggccggtccccgggggggggtcccggggggggtcccgggggggggcgggggggggcccggTCGCGGCGCGCGGGGCGGATGGAACGTTCGCGGCCGCCGCTTCCCCCCGCGCGCTACAATGttgccgcggcccccgcccgcccgccgcttcccgccttccgccggccccgccccccgcgccgccccattggccgggcccgccgccgacgcgccgggcggcgcgggagATCCCTTAAAGGGACAGGACGCGCCCGCGGAAACCGCCGCCGGACCCGCCCCGGGGCGATTCCCGGGGGTCCGTGCCGAGCCCCTCCCGGGGGAGTCGCTTCCCCAGGCGGCCCAGCTTGTCCAGTGCGGGGTGGGCTGCCAACAGGGCGCCCTCCTGGGATGGGGACGTGCTGGGCTCTGACCGAGGTCCCCCATGGCCCAGGGAAGGGGTCCCCCGTGGCCCGGGGACACAGCTGGGACAGGCTCTGGCTGGGCTCCCCCATGgcccagggatggggacatgctGGGGCGCTGGCCGAGGTCCCCCGCGGCCTGGGGAGGGATCAGACTGGGCTCCAGCTGGGGTCCCCCAGGAGTTTGGCTcagccccccagccccgtcccctcCAGGCCTCGCACGCGCAGCCTGGCCAGGCTGGGCAGCAGCGCCCGGATCGGGTCCCCTGGGCCGAGGCCAGGCGGATGCTGTGGCTCCAGGGTGTCCCCAGGCCGGGTGGGCTGAGCCCTGCCGGCctgcagccagggcccctccagcaCGGCCCAGCAGCCgggaggggacggaggtgacaTCGGTGTCCCCCGGGGCTCCGACTCTGGCCAGGCTTGAGCTGGACGCCAGGGCTGGGCATGGGGTGAGCCCCGCGTGCAGTGGCAGCGGGGCATCGCCAGCGATTTGGGCAGAGTGGCCAGGGCTGGAGACACCCCCCGAGCAGGAGCGGATGAGGCCGCGTGCCCGCGTGTGCGCTCATGCGCCCGCAGCCTGGGCAGCCGCCCGCAGGGAGCCACCAGGAGGGGAGGCCGGTCCCCGGCCCGGCTCCCAGCCCGTCTGGTCACTCTGGGGCCACCAGCAGCGGGGTGGTGAGACCCCAGGGACGAGGGGCTCCGCACCACGCGGGAGGCACGTCCGGGCCGTGCCGCAGCCTCCCGTCACCCAGTTTTCCCCGTGCCGAGCCCGAGCCGCGCCAGCGGGTGCCCCGACCCTGCCGAATCCCTGCGCGGGTGCAAAGCCCTGCGGATAAGGGCAACGGTGACCGGATCCTGCAGCAAGATCTGCGAGGAGGCTGCAGCGAGCCGGGGCCTCGAGGAAAGCCTGAGCCGCTGCCTTCCCGGGAGGCagagccggggcggccgcggtgcgcGTGATCGGGCTGGCGAGGGAGCGCGGGGCCACGCGCACCTGcacgcgcgtgcgcacacacaccccccccccaacacaccccccccccacacgcacacGGGTGCTGCCGGGGGGCCGGGCCCCCGCGGGGTGGGACTATGCAAACGAGAGCCCCTTCTTATCCCCCCGGCTCCGGCGCCTTCGCCTCTCTGCCCCGGCGGTGCCCGAGCGCGGCGAGGCGACGACGGCCGGAGCATGCGGGTGCAGGGGGCAATCGCGCTGCTGGGGGCCCTGCTGGCCCTGGCCACCGCTCAGCGCCGTaagtggggccgggggggctgcgagctGCCACCGCCACGGGGGGGCCCAGCCGGCTGCTCGCCCCCCGGACGTGGGGTGCGGGGCCCCGGTGGCACCCGGAGTCCCGCACGGGGTGGCCGTGGGCAGGGTGGTCCCAGGGAGCGATGGATCCTGCTGGGCACCCCAGGGTGGCCCCTGGGGCTCGGCAGGGACCGAGTCGCCCCCCCCAGCTGGGGTCTGGGGCCAGCGGGGAGCCAGCGGGGGATTAACGGGGACGGTGGTGGGACCTGACCCCCTCCCAAAGGCGGAGCACGCGGGGGGCAGGATTAGCCCCTCCGGGGCGCCTGGAGGGGCAGCAAGGGGGATGGTGCCCCCGGCCGGGCTCGAGTCCTGCTGTGCAGCTGGGGGcacgagcggggccggggggcgcatCACGGGGGACCCCTGCGAGTGGGGGGACACGCAGGGAACGGGGGACCCCTGCgagcagggccgcggcgggggcaccCGCAGCTCCCGGCGAGCGGGGGGCGCAGGGGGGGACGCCCACCCCACCGTGCCCGGAGCTGCCGGCGCCGGCTCAGCTGAGAGTCACATGAAAGGGCTtgggcagcggcgggcgccgcgTGACGGCTctgccccccgcgccgccaccgccgccgccgcccggccccggcccatcACGCGGCCGCCATGCGCCCCGCGGGGGCCCCCGGCGCAGGGGCCGCCCCGGGTGCCCCGTCACCTGTCTCCCCCCAGGAGCCGGCAGCCGGAGCGGCGGTGGAAGCCGCCAGAGCCGGACGTGGAGCCAGGCGCCGGCGCCTTTCCGGAGCTGGGACGCGCGGCTGTACCGGCCCTGGCAGGAGGGGGCCCCCCGGCAGAGGGACTGCTGGCGAGGTGggtgccgggccggggccggggccgcgggggcccatGGCGCCCGTCCCTGAGCCGCCGGCCCCGTGTCCTCGCAGGCGGCGACGTCGCCCTCGACGTCAGCAGCGACGCGCCCACCATGGCGGGCGCCAAAGCCACCTTCTCCGTCGCCCTCCGCTTCCCCCGCGACCAGGCGGTGCTGCCCGACGGCCGCGTCGTCTGGAGCCGCAACTGCACCGTCAACGGTGAGCGTCGGGCAGGcgggcggacggacggacgggcggacaggcgccccgccgcccgctcacccccgcctccccgcaggcacccgcGTGGCCGGCGGCCAGCCCGTCTACCCGGAGCAGCCGGCCGAGGGCTCGGATGGCGTCTTCCCCGACGGGCGGCCCTTTCCCCGCGGCGCCTGGGACAAGCGCGGGAGATTCGTCTACGTGTGGTGGACGTGGGGTgaggccgccgctgccgccgtgcCGGGacccggggacccccccgggcGCGCGCCGCCGGCCGCTGACGCCGCTCGCCCCGCAGGGCGGTACTGGCAGGTGGTGGACGGCCCCGCGTCGCGGCTGACGGTGCCCACCGACGGCGTCCCCGTCGGCTCCTACGCCATGGACGTGGTGGTGTACCACTACCGCGGCCGCCAGAAGTTCGTCCCCATCGGCCGCGCCAGCACCCAGTTCAGCATCACGGgtaggcgccggggccgggggagccggggcggcggggggctgcgggggacGTGGGCGCTGACGGCGCCGCGTCCCCCCCGCAGACCAGGTGCCCTTCGCCGTGGACGTGGCGCAGGTgcagggggcggccggcggcgccgggcgcttcGTGCGCAACCGCGCCGTGGCCTTCGCCGTGCGGCTGCACGACCCCAGCCGCTACCTGCGCGACGCCGACGTCTCCTACTCCT includes these proteins:
- the CDK2 gene encoding cyclin-dependent kinase 2, producing MENFQKVEKIGEGTYGVVYKARNKVTGEVVALKKIRLDTETEGVPSTAIREISLLKELNHPNIVKLLDVIHTENKLYLVFEFLHQDLKKFMDSSSISGIALPLIKSYLFQLLQGLAFCHSHRVLHRDLKPQNLLINAEGAIKLADFGLARAFGVPVRTYTHEVVTLWYRAPEILLGCKYYSTAVDIWSLGCIFAEMITRRALFPGDSEIDQLFRIFRTLGTPDEAMWPGVTSMPDYKPSFPKWARQDFSKVVPPLDEEGRKLLAQMLHYDPNKRISAKSALGHPFFRDVTRAVPHLRL